AGCCGGTGCCGCACCACGTCCTTGGACGTCAGCTCGGCGAAGTGGATGTCGTCGATATCGGTGAGGATCTCGCTGACCCGCCGCAGCCCCGACACCGTGCCGCCGGGCAGGTCGATCTGCGTGACATCGCCGGTGACCACGACCTTCGAGCCGAAGCCGAGCCGGGTCAGGAACATCTTCATCTGTTCCGGGGTCGTGTTCTGCGCCTCGTCCAGGATGATGAAGGAATCGTTGAGGCTCCGGCCGCGCATGTAGGCCAGCGGTGCGACCTCGATGACACCCGCGGTCATGAGCTTCGGGATGGATTCCGGATCCATCATGTCGTGCAGCGCGTCGTACAGCGGCCGCAGATACGGGTCGATCTTCTCGTTCAGCGTGCCGGGCAGGAAGCCCAGCCGTTCCCCCGCCTCCACGGCGGGACGAGTCAGGATGATCCGCGTGACCTGCTTGTTCTGCAACGCCTGCACCGCCTTGGCGACGGCCAGATACGTCTTGCCCGTACCCGCCGGCCCGATGCCGAAGACGATGGTGTGGTGGTCGATCGCGTCGACGTAGCGCTTCTGGTTGAGGGTCTTGGGGCGGATGATCTTGCCGCGGCGGGACAGGATGTCCAGGCTGAGAACCTCCGCCGGGGAGTCGGAGGAACCCTCGGTCAGCATCGAGAAGGTGTGCCGGACCGCCTCCGGGGTGACCATGCGATTGCGGGTGGTCAGAGCCACCAGCTGTTCGATCACCCGCTCGGCGAGCGCCACGTCGGGGGCCTTACCGGTCAGGGTGACCGAATTGCCACGCACGTGGATGTCGGCGTCGAGCAGCCCTTCGAGTTCACGCAGGTTCTCGTCGGCGGACCCGAGGAAGC
This DNA window, taken from Nocardia sp. BMG111209, encodes the following:
- a CDS encoding PhoH family protein; its protein translation is MRSSIELAPESVFGFLGSADENLRELEGLLDADIHVRGNSVTLTGKAPDVALAERVIEQLVALTTRNRMVTPEAVRHTFSMLTEGSSDSPAEVLSLDILSRRGKIIRPKTLNQKRYVDAIDHHTIVFGIGPAGTGKTYLAVAKAVQALQNKQVTRIILTRPAVEAGERLGFLPGTLNEKIDPYLRPLYDALHDMMDPESIPKLMTAGVIEVAPLAYMRGRSLNDSFIILDEAQNTTPEQMKMFLTRLGFGSKVVVTGDVTQIDLPGGTVSGLRRVSEILTDIDDIHFAELTSKDVVRHRLVAEIVDAYDRYESEMAPQVGTAHYPGNRAQRRAAERGGRR